In Fodinicola acaciae, the following proteins share a genomic window:
- a CDS encoding DeoR/GlpR family DNA-binding transcription regulator: protein MTSDERVLTILTALRAAERISVVDLARETACSEMTIRRDLDQLATQGVLRRVRGGAVSLLPRGDETPFALRELEELDAKKRIGAAAAELVADGEAVVIDGGTTGREVARALYGRRITAMPLGMHVANVLTSPACDVNGVRLLMPGGTVRAAELVFTGHLTTSALRSLRFDTVIMGCCGISAEHGVTTYDLDDVDVKQAAMDSSRRVIAVADSTKFSRTALGHVCSLSRIDMLITDTNAPDRIVADFESAGVEVRRV from the coding sequence GTGACGAGTGACGAACGCGTGCTGACGATCCTCACCGCGCTGCGCGCGGCGGAGCGGATCAGCGTGGTCGACCTGGCCCGCGAGACCGCCTGTTCGGAGATGACCATCCGCCGCGACCTGGACCAGCTGGCCACCCAGGGTGTGCTCCGGCGGGTACGCGGTGGTGCGGTCAGCCTGCTGCCGCGCGGCGACGAGACGCCGTTCGCGCTGCGCGAGCTGGAGGAGCTGGACGCCAAGAAGCGGATCGGCGCGGCGGCCGCCGAGCTGGTCGCCGACGGCGAGGCGGTCGTCATCGACGGCGGCACCACCGGCCGCGAGGTCGCCCGCGCGCTGTACGGCCGGCGGATCACCGCGATGCCGCTGGGCATGCACGTCGCCAACGTGCTGACCTCGCCGGCGTGCGATGTCAACGGCGTACGACTGCTGATGCCAGGTGGCACCGTACGTGCCGCCGAGCTGGTTTTCACCGGCCACCTCACCACAAGTGCCCTGCGGTCGCTGCGGTTCGACACCGTGATCATGGGCTGCTGCGGCATTTCCGCCGAGCACGGCGTGACCACGTACGACCTGGACGACGTCGACGTGAAGCAGGCGGCAATGGACTCCAGCCGCCGGGTCATCGCGGTCGCGGACTCCACCAAGTTCTCACGCACGGCGCTCGGTCACGTCTGCTCGCTGTCGCGGATCGACATGCTGATCACCGACACCAACGCGCCGGACCGCATCGTCGCCGACTTCGAGTCGGCCGGAGTCGAGGTGCGCCGTGTCTGA
- a CDS encoding DUF885 family protein: MTDRLRAVTDLHVATARELAGLHDYDGQIQDLSVEGVRAGLAAIETAGKSGKLADAHDEAQLAAAERSTAVEFGELQMHRRNPLYHQANLDLTGYEREYAPQPERDQARLRHLALWPEAVDIAVRTLDQVPAPVAASTVGAARGLVADLDASRSETEAKAVEAHARLIAHLQKVAEEGPQETALGGPALARLLSTSEAVDLDLDDLSKRADAERIRLQEMLTEAVGRLLPGTPVPEAVHRLLTDHPDPDGVIAEATAQTAEVLAWTREHDFAPTDAECFVRPSPPPYRWSVASLSPVAAYEPISPSFYNITPPDVEWPADEQAEWLSMFSRTTLPAITIHEVAPGHFSHFLSMQQLTSDVRKSLHSEAFIEGWAHYCEEMALEEGFRDGDAHYAAGVAIEGLVRVTRLAMAIALHTGAATVEEAAAEFTKHAYLQGPAALSEARRGTFDPTYGRYTWGKLEILRLREKARQAWGAEFSLPRFHRELLALGSPPLGLMSDVLADA, translated from the coding sequence ATGACTGATCGACTGCGCGCGGTGACCGACCTGCACGTCGCGACCGCACGGGAACTCGCCGGCCTACACGACTACGACGGACAGATCCAGGACCTGTCCGTCGAGGGCGTACGAGCCGGCCTGGCCGCCATCGAAACCGCCGGGAAATCCGGAAAACTCGCCGACGCGCACGACGAGGCGCAGCTGGCCGCCGCCGAGCGGAGCACGGCGGTGGAGTTTGGCGAGCTGCAGATGCACCGCCGCAACCCGCTCTATCACCAGGCCAACCTCGACCTGACCGGCTACGAACGCGAATACGCGCCCCAGCCAGAGCGCGACCAGGCGCGGCTGCGGCACCTGGCGCTCTGGCCGGAAGCGGTCGACATCGCCGTACGTACGCTCGACCAGGTGCCGGCCCCGGTCGCCGCCTCCACCGTCGGCGCGGCACGCGGCCTGGTCGCCGACCTGGACGCCAGCCGCTCGGAGACCGAAGCGAAGGCCGTCGAGGCGCACGCGAGGCTGATCGCGCATCTGCAGAAGGTCGCCGAGGAAGGACCGCAGGAGACCGCGCTCGGCGGACCGGCACTGGCGCGGCTGCTGTCCACCTCCGAGGCGGTGGACCTCGACCTCGACGACCTGAGCAAGCGGGCCGACGCCGAACGGATCCGGCTGCAGGAGATGCTCACCGAGGCGGTCGGCCGGCTGCTGCCCGGCACGCCGGTGCCGGAGGCGGTCCACCGGCTGCTCACCGACCACCCCGACCCCGATGGCGTGATCGCCGAGGCCACCGCGCAGACCGCCGAGGTGCTGGCGTGGACCCGCGAACACGACTTCGCGCCGACCGACGCGGAGTGCTTCGTACGCCCGTCGCCGCCGCCCTACCGCTGGTCGGTGGCCTCGCTGTCGCCGGTCGCCGCGTACGAGCCGATCAGCCCGTCGTTCTACAACATCACGCCGCCGGACGTCGAGTGGCCGGCCGACGAGCAGGCCGAGTGGCTGTCGATGTTCAGCCGTACGACGCTGCCGGCGATCACCATCCATGAGGTGGCGCCGGGCCACTTCAGCCACTTCCTGTCGATGCAGCAGCTGACCAGCGACGTACGGAAGTCGCTGCACAGCGAGGCGTTCATCGAGGGCTGGGCGCATTACTGCGAGGAGATGGCGCTGGAGGAAGGTTTCCGCGACGGCGACGCGCATTATGCGGCCGGTGTCGCGATCGAGGGGCTCGTACGCGTGACGCGGCTCGCGATGGCCATCGCGCTGCACACCGGCGCGGCGACGGTCGAGGAGGCCGCCGCGGAGTTCACCAAGCACGCGTATCTGCAGGGTCCGGCGGCGCTGTCGGAGGCTCGGCGCGGCACGTTCGACCCGACGTACGGCCGCTACACCTGGGGAAAGCTGGAGATTCTGCGGTTGCGGGAGAAGGCGCGGCAGGCCTGGGGCGCCGAGTTCTCGCTGCCGCGCTTCCACCGCGAGCTGTTGGCGTTGGGGTCGCCGCCGCTGGGCCTCATGTCGGATGTGCTGGCTGACGCGTGA
- a CDS encoding glycosyltransferase family 4 protein, whose product MRTLVLSWEYPPAVVGGLGRHVHALSEAMAAAGHEVTVVSRHAPDAPADEVVNGVRIVRVPDDPPVFAFTEETLLAWTMAFNHAVTRAALRVCEDARPQVVHAHDWLVAHAAATIKHHHEIPLVATMHATEAGRHQGWLPGPLNRSIHSVEWWLTYEARRVITCSDYMRWQVTQLFDLPPSKLDTVPNGVHPQDWKVPAAAVRAVREQHASTVDSPLLLFTGRLVYEKGLQDILAALPRLRRRHPGIRLLVAGDGPYLDELRAQAKKLRLGRAVRWLGFVPGRELAALAAAADCAIVPSIYEPFGMVALEAACAGATLVLSDTGGLAELAKNGVSALQVQPGSPSDIADAVSRLLQDEVLSRRLSRQARSVATKEYAWSRIAGQVIDTYERAIREERELAATLRRTGRGPAPLRIVVPEGNLFA is encoded by the coding sequence GTGCGGACTCTGGTGCTCTCCTGGGAATACCCGCCGGCGGTGGTCGGTGGGTTGGGTCGGCACGTGCACGCACTGTCCGAGGCGATGGCGGCGGCCGGTCACGAGGTGACGGTGGTGAGCCGGCACGCGCCGGACGCGCCGGCCGACGAGGTGGTCAACGGCGTGCGGATCGTACGCGTGCCGGACGACCCGCCGGTGTTCGCGTTCACCGAGGAGACGCTGCTCGCCTGGACGATGGCGTTCAACCACGCCGTGACGCGCGCAGCGCTGCGGGTGTGTGAGGACGCGCGGCCGCAGGTGGTGCACGCGCACGACTGGCTGGTCGCGCACGCGGCGGCGACGATCAAGCATCACCATGAGATTCCGCTGGTCGCCACCATGCACGCCACCGAGGCCGGCCGCCATCAGGGGTGGCTGCCGGGGCCGCTGAACCGATCGATCCACTCGGTGGAGTGGTGGCTCACGTACGAGGCGCGGCGGGTGATCACCTGCAGCGACTACATGCGCTGGCAGGTGACCCAGCTGTTCGACCTGCCACCGTCCAAATTGGACACCGTGCCCAACGGCGTGCATCCGCAGGACTGGAAGGTGCCGGCGGCCGCCGTACGCGCGGTCCGCGAGCAGCATGCGTCCACAGTGGACAGTCCGCTGCTGCTGTTCACCGGCCGGCTGGTGTACGAGAAGGGGTTGCAGGACATCCTGGCCGCGCTTCCCCGGCTGCGCCGCCGCCATCCCGGCATCCGGCTGCTGGTCGCCGGCGACGGACCGTATCTCGACGAGTTGCGAGCGCAGGCGAAGAAACTCCGGCTCGGCCGTGCGGTGCGGTGGCTCGGTTTCGTGCCGGGCCGCGAGTTGGCGGCGTTGGCCGCGGCCGCCGACTGCGCGATCGTGCCGAGCATCTACGAGCCGTTTGGCATGGTCGCGTTGGAAGCGGCCTGCGCCGGCGCGACGCTGGTGTTGTCCGACACCGGCGGTTTGGCTGAGCTGGCCAAAAACGGCGTGTCCGCGCTGCAGGTGCAGCCAGGGAGTCCGAGCGACATCGCCGACGCGGTCAGCCGGCTGCTGCAGGACGAGGTGCTGTCACGGCGGCTGTCGCGGCAGGCGCGATCGGTGGCGACAAAGGAATACGCGTGGTCGCGGATCGCCGGTCAGGTCATCGACACGTACGAGCGCGCCATCCGTGAGGAACGCGAGCTGGCGGCCACCCTGCGGCGCACCGGCCGCGGTCCGGCACCGTTGCGGATCGTCGTGCCGGAAGGCAATCTTTTCGCCTGA
- a CDS encoding MarR family winged helix-turn-helix transcriptional regulator, with amino-acid sequence MPRRNGIQAAAPADIEAPLRSRHDLHWLAMRLFRGIAALDHETVRQHGLTVLGYEVLVEIAGRPDRAQADLAATLGLGKTALGEVLGELEAAGFVCRHRDPGDRRMRIVRATDSGVAAMTAAAAQLQRNEDEMFFGISRADREVFFAVLQKVSAGPLKERTLSTLRNERLRRPRAG; translated from the coding sequence ATGCCTCGCCGAAACGGGATTCAGGCCGCTGCGCCCGCGGACATCGAGGCGCCACTTCGGTCGCGCCACGACCTGCACTGGCTGGCCATGCGGCTGTTCCGCGGCATCGCGGCGCTGGACCACGAGACCGTACGGCAGCACGGCCTGACCGTGCTCGGATACGAGGTGCTGGTGGAGATCGCCGGCCGGCCGGACCGCGCGCAGGCCGATCTCGCGGCCACCTTGGGACTCGGCAAGACCGCGCTCGGCGAGGTGCTCGGCGAGCTGGAGGCCGCCGGTTTTGTCTGTCGCCACCGCGATCCCGGCGACCGGCGGATGCGGATCGTGCGGGCCACCGACAGCGGAGTGGCGGCGATGACCGCGGCCGCCGCGCAGCTGCAGCGCAACGAGGACGAGATGTTCTTCGGCATTTCCCGCGCTGACCGCGAGGTTTTCTTCGCCGTGCTGCAAAAGGTGTCCGCCGGTCCGCTCAAGGAGCGCACGTTGTCCACGCTGCGCAACGAACGCCTGCGCCGTCCGCGCGCCGGCTGA
- a CDS encoding acyltransferase — protein sequence MRRRDPRQARFLTLASLRWVIRNRAWTPWYLVRYLRLVRLRLTQPQVVLEGMVFLGKKVKFEVRRGYGRIVVGRWVHIGHGTKLRAHEGTLRIGDKCVFGSDNTINCYVDVEFGAGTLVADWVYVTDFDHVYANPTVPIKDQGLVKSPVRIGPGSWLGVKVTVLRGALTGPNCVFAAHTVVKGAIPAASVVAGVPGRVVKDIARAWELSAQQRADVADMARKQAAAVEALQQAAER from the coding sequence GTGAGACGGCGAGACCCGCGGCAGGCACGCTTCCTCACCCTCGCGTCGCTGCGCTGGGTGATCCGCAACCGTGCCTGGACGCCGTGGTATCTGGTCCGCTACCTGCGCCTCGTGCGGCTCCGGCTGACCCAGCCGCAGGTCGTCCTGGAAGGCATGGTTTTCCTCGGCAAGAAGGTGAAGTTCGAGGTGCGCCGCGGCTACGGCCGGATCGTCGTCGGCCGCTGGGTCCACATTGGACACGGCACCAAGCTGCGCGCGCACGAAGGCACGTTGCGGATCGGCGACAAGTGCGTTTTCGGCAGTGACAACACCATCAACTGTTACGTCGACGTGGAGTTCGGCGCCGGTACGCTGGTCGCCGACTGGGTCTACGTGACCGATTTCGACCATGTGTATGCGAATCCGACCGTCCCGATCAAGGACCAGGGCCTGGTGAAGTCCCCGGTACGGATCGGCCCCGGCAGCTGGCTGGGCGTGAAGGTGACCGTGTTGCGCGGCGCGCTCACCGGTCCCAACTGCGTGTTTGCCGCGCACACGGTGGTGAAAGGCGCGATCCCGGCGGCCAGTGTGGTGGCCGGCGTGCCTGGCCGCGTGGTCAAGGACATCGCGCGGGCCTGGGAACTTTCCGCTCAGCAGCGCGCCGATGTCGCCGACATGGCGCGTAAGCAGGCGGCCGCCGTCGAGGCACTGCAGCAGGCCGCCGAGCGCTGA